One Candidatus Dormiibacterota bacterium genomic window carries:
- a CDS encoding CocE/NonD family hydrolase: protein MVLVLTLLLAGAPAASAANPAAAVFAPSRALVPPVALARPAPGAVAGPVAGVPAEVLSASMAKLAGQPPWVPEPPIYSVYTSFNLPVRMSDGVVLRINVLYPADPASGVPAAGTFPVLLTQTPYGKAVSGAEPGLVQRGFIEVVADVRGTGDSHGQWGLLDPQQIDDGVTMVHWSAALPHSNGRVGLFGASYLGINQLLTAAAVGPSSPLRAIFPVVAASDVYRDMAVMGGLPDAEFFDAFLGLTAGLNTAGPAREATAQGPPDKGNLGEILDVERDHVGGLGGFHASYLSDLAQGGDLAFDGPYWEQRRPQRVLPAIVANHIPAYLVGGWNDLFQRGEPLNYTGLQNAWAGRPVDAPMVAGQPVTGRYQLLMGPWSHANFGTGVDLGQLELQWFDTWLRGEPTGVDRTPTPLHLYQLGGGRWVDASRWPLPAAHPQRLYIGGGRTGLAPWSLNDGTLGPQPAPVIGSDPVAFTGGSSPCSRATDQWAGGLLSAQFAATTQAQPCAVDDRTLQAGPGVLTYTGAPLAQPLVIAGPIGVTLFATSTVDDAEWVVDVDDVGPDGVSTTLTQGGLLGSLRALDRDSWTATDGGLLLPHHPLTRASAMPVSPGQITEFDVEVYPIFAELARGHSLRVTVSTSDTPHLVPTAAQLAHLVGGVYQVQRGGGAPSYIELPVAG, encoded by the coding sequence GCCCTGGGTGCCGGAGCCCCCGATCTACTCGGTGTACACGTCCTTCAACCTCCCGGTGCGGATGAGCGACGGCGTCGTGCTCCGCATCAACGTGCTCTACCCCGCCGACCCGGCGAGCGGGGTGCCGGCGGCCGGCACCTTCCCGGTCCTGCTCACCCAGACGCCGTACGGCAAGGCGGTCAGCGGCGCTGAGCCGGGGCTGGTGCAGCGCGGCTTCATCGAGGTGGTCGCCGACGTGCGCGGCACCGGAGACTCCCACGGCCAGTGGGGGCTGCTCGACCCGCAGCAGATCGACGACGGGGTGACCATGGTCCACTGGTCGGCGGCCCTGCCCCACTCCAACGGCAGGGTCGGCCTCTTCGGCGCCTCCTACCTCGGCATCAACCAGCTGCTCACCGCCGCGGCGGTGGGTCCGAGCTCGCCGCTCAGGGCGATCTTCCCGGTGGTGGCCGCCAGCGACGTCTACCGCGACATGGCGGTGATGGGCGGCCTCCCCGACGCCGAGTTCTTCGACGCCTTCCTCGGCCTCACGGCCGGTCTCAACACCGCCGGCCCGGCCCGCGAGGCGACCGCCCAGGGGCCGCCCGACAAGGGCAACCTCGGCGAGATCCTCGACGTCGAGCGCGATCACGTCGGCGGCCTCGGCGGCTTCCACGCCTCCTACCTGTCCGACCTCGCCCAGGGCGGCGATCTCGCGTTCGACGGCCCCTACTGGGAGCAGCGCCGGCCCCAGCGAGTGCTCCCCGCGATCGTGGCCAACCACATCCCCGCCTACCTGGTGGGCGGCTGGAACGACCTGTTCCAGCGCGGCGAGCCGCTCAACTACACCGGACTGCAGAACGCCTGGGCGGGCCGGCCGGTCGACGCGCCGATGGTCGCCGGCCAGCCGGTCACGGGGCGCTACCAGCTGCTGATGGGCCCGTGGTCCCACGCCAACTTCGGCACCGGGGTCGATCTCGGCCAGCTCGAGCTGCAGTGGTTCGACACCTGGCTGCGCGGCGAGCCCACCGGCGTCGACCGCACCCCGACGCCGCTCCACCTCTACCAGCTCGGGGGCGGGCGGTGGGTCGACGCCTCCCGCTGGCCGCTCCCCGCCGCCCATCCGCAGCGGCTCTACATCGGCGGCGGCCGCACCGGCCTCGCCCCCTGGTCGCTGAACGACGGCACCCTGGGGCCACAGCCGGCGCCGGTGATCGGCAGCGACCCGGTCGCCTTCACCGGCGGGTCGAGCCCGTGCAGCCGGGCGACGGACCAGTGGGCGGGAGGCCTCCTCAGCGCGCAGTTCGCCGCCACCACCCAGGCCCAGCCCTGCGCCGTCGACGATCGCACCCTCCAGGCGGGCCCCGGGGTGCTCACCTACACCGGCGCCCCGCTCGCCCAGCCGCTGGTGATCGCCGGCCCCATCGGCGTCACCCTCTTCGCCACCTCCACCGTCGACGACGCCGAGTGGGTCGTGGACGTCGACGACGTCGGCCCCGACGGCGTCTCCACCACCCTCACCCAGGGGGGGCTGCTCGGGTCGCTGCGGGCGCTCGACCGGGACAGCTGGACGGCGACCGACGGCGGCCTGCTCCTGCCCCACCACCCCCTGACCCGGGCCTCGGCGATGCCGGTCAGCCCGGGGCAGATCACCGAGTTCGACGTCGAGGTCTACCCGATCTTCGCCGAGCTCGCCAGGGGGCACAGCCTGCGGGTCACCGTCTCCACCTCGGACACCCCGCACCTGGTGCCGACCGCGGCGCAGCTCGCCCATCTCGTGGGCGGTGTCTACCAGGTGCAGCGCGGCGGCGGGGCGCCCTCGTACATCGAGCTGCCGGTCGCCGGCTGA